Within the Arachis duranensis cultivar V14167 chromosome 10, aradu.V14167.gnm2.J7QH, whole genome shotgun sequence genome, the region gaaaataacttaaaagcCGGAGATGTTTGTATCTTTGAGCTCGTTAACAGACAAGGTCCAGAACTTAAGGTTCATATTCGTCGAAGCCATGATTAGCGAATGGCTTTGCTTACTTGTGTTGCAGATCATGGTGTATGTTCAGGGATCAAGAGTTGTAAAAGAGTCATAGTTTTCACTTTTCATCGTACTTAATGGTTGCATTGCAGTGTTATCTCCTTGCTACCATAACTAGAAATAAGTAATCTATGCAGAAACAACACATGtagaattatatattattggtaGTATAAGATGTTATTTGGATCCTATTTCACTCATCCTCCCCAATCAATAGTTGCCCAACTACTTATTTTCAAAGCAATTTATGGTTTGGATCCTATTTCACTATTTCTCCCTCATTTATTATACTTGTCACTCTTTAGAAAGTTACTAATTATTTGCAGAGTTGCAGTAATTCCATAGAAAATTCCAATGTAAATAACTTTTAATGAGtgtataactttttttaattcattgtaTTGGACTAATTGGTAAATTGGTGCGAGTTTATTATGTCATATTTAAACAAACGTAAAATcttgactaaaaaaaaaaaaaaacaaacgtaaaataaaagttaatttagCTTACTTTATGTAAGATATAGGTATGAATATGTCCATAAGTTCTGTCAAATTTGTTGAGAATATGTCCATTACAATACACAATCTTGTCTATGAAATAAGATCCACAGGTACTTTTCTAATTTCTGATTTGAAGTGAGAACAACACTGCAACAATTAAGTGTGAAATGTGAAGAAAAACATGAATCCATTGTCACAACTCTTAATGACTAACATAAATATGCATTCATGACTAACATTCAAGTTTGATTTTAACAAAGTGGAGTGACACATTTCTTAACCAAATTTCTTGATACAAGAACTCCAGATACTCTAAAGATTGCCTAATTAAGCATCCTGATACTCTAAAGATTGTCTAATTAAGCATTCCTTGGAAAAATATGAGCATCAAGTTCTGCACCTTCTCTGTAAACAAGCTCAAACAACACagtaatttttattcatttgaaCGAAATTTGAACACAGACAAAGAACAATAAGATAGTTATTGCATAGTTACATGAAATGCAATACGTTCTGGTATGGTATGCAATATGCATACGCTACCTATTTGGTGAATTTGTAACTATGATTTATGCAATTTAGCCACAAAGCAATACATTAGAAactacaaaaataaaaggatgACTTGATCATGAAATTACATACTATCAGGACCAACACTGGCACTTGGAATTGTTGGCATCTTAAGACCTGTCTCTTCAGATTGACTAGCTTCTTCATTCTTGCAACACAGCATCCAGTTTTGTTTATCAGGGCCCTTCTCTACATCTCCAGTTTTGACAGAACTCCACAATGTTTTACTTGTAGAAGGAGATGATACTTCTACTGctgctttcaattttttcctCGGCCGGCCTCGGCCTCTTCGTGGCGGTTCATTCTCAACCTTAACCATGTTGTCATCATCAATGTGGTCCTTGGAAGGATAGTCTATCTCAGGGCACCATTTCACCATTCTAGTATTGGCAGAACTTGTGAACCTTTTACTTGTACAAGCAGATGGTTTCTTTGGTGCtgctttctctgtttttctcGGCCGGCCTCGGCCCCTTCGTGGCGGTTCATTCACAACCTTAACCATGTTGTCATTGTTAATGTGGTTCTTGGAAGGATAGCCTATTTCAGGGCACCGTTTCACTACTCTATTCTTGGCAGAACTTGTGACCTTTTTGCTTGTACAAGGAGATGGTTTGTTTCGTGCTGCTTTCTCTGTTTTCCTCGGCCGGCCTCTGCCTCTTCGTGGCGGTTCATTCTCAACCTTAACCATGTTGACATCATCAATGTGGTCCTTGGAAGGATAGTTTCTTTCAGGGCACCCTTTCACTACTTTAGTTTTGGCAGAACTTGTGACCATTTTGCTTGTAGAAGCAGATGGTGTCTTTGGTGCTGCTTTCTCTGTTTTCCTCGGCCAGCCTCGTGGGGGCTGTTCATTCAAGATCTCAATCGAATCGTCATCGCTGATGTGATCCAAGGAAGGATAGTCTATTTCAAGGCAAGTCCTGTTAAAAATGTATACTTCAATGTTAGAAGTTTGATTGTACACAAACCACAGCACATGGCCATTATCCAGAGAGTAATACGAAGCAAATCCTTTCCAACCATTTTCAAATAGAATGGCACCATCATACTCAGACCAATCTATCTTCCATGCAGTGCCATCTGGAGGCTTCAGATACACTGGATTTGGAACACCGCGACCATGTTTCATGTTGAACATTTTTGGTACCTTCTGCAATTCAAATGAAAGTATGAAACTAGTCTTAGTAATAAGCATAAATGAAAGAAACCCTTACAAGAGAAAAATCACAAAGAGAAATGCAtgcattaaataatattataagtaAAGTGGATATGAAGTGAAGAAAATGCTTACAAGCTTTCCATCTTCAAGGCTATGTCTGAGAACAATTTTGAAGAAACGGATCACAGAGGAACGAGAACGCTTGTTTTTTTGGAATCTAGAGGAAGCCATGGATGTTCTTCTTGTTCACAGACACAGTCACAGTCTCTAGTAAGAAGAcaagttaattgaaaaagccaaagaagaTGACGGCAACAGAAGCGTATTTAGGAGGTGGTGGATGATgaagttatatatatacacacaaaacAGAAGAGTATATAAGCACGTACCAATagttaaaaatagttttatccTTAATGTATAAATAAGGTTCATAAATGtggaaaagaataaaaaattattttaaaagaattctTAATCTctccaatttttataaattttatttgataaataaaaaaaaatttctctcaAAATGGAAAGCACAATTTTAGTACATTAGTATTCtaacaaaaaagaaatcatACAAATATTGGAATtataatagacataaaattaattataattattttatattttatttatcttcaaTCTTTTTTATGATATACTATTTTAATGCGTTAATGGATTATATTAATAGGCGAATTACAATTTTGAATcaaatccatgaaaaattcTGCCTCACTTTTTTCAACCTTATACCAAAAGCAACCCTGTCTTTCACTTTGAGAAGATAACAATGCAATCAATCATGAAGtggcaaaacaagaaataaa harbors:
- the LOC107471693 gene encoding B3 domain-containing transcription factor VRN1, encoding MASSRFQKNKRSRSSVIRFFKIVLRHSLEDGKLKVPKMFNMKHGRGVPNPVYLKPPDGTAWKIDWSEYDGAILFENGWKGFASYYSLDNGHVLWFVYNQTSNIEVYIFNRTCLEIDYPSLDHISDDDSIEILNEQPPRGWPRKTEKAAPKTPSASTSKMVTSSAKTKVVKGCPERNYPSKDHIDDVNMVKVENEPPRRGRGRPRKTEKAARNKPSPCTSKKVTSSAKNRVVKRCPEIGYPSKNHINNDNMVKVVNEPPRRGRGRPRKTEKAAPKKPSACTSKRFTSSANTRMVKWCPEIDYPSKDHIDDDNMVKVENEPPRRGRGRPRKKLKAAVEVSSPSTSKTLWSSVKTGDVEKGPDKQNWMLCCKNEEASQSEETGLKMPTIPSASVGPDSM